Proteins from a single region of Helicoverpa armigera isolate CAAS_96S chromosome 21, ASM3070526v1, whole genome shotgun sequence:
- the LOC110375938 gene encoding C-type mannose receptor 2 isoform X1: MKNFIKCFVFTFCFISIECAFRCDYKYNLMAKGWFKLYEVPETWYDARQRCSLQGAILASPTTPDIEFAMKQTMRNFFLQDTEIFTGIHATLSPGNYRTVDGIRLSEIPIVWANNEPDNFLDKERCITLNMNGAAYDRSCRETRPYICYRSGKKEVLTNKCGTVDDEYVYENRTNSCYKFHKIPKTYSRADFTCTAEGGHLLIINSETEAQVIRELYDRYPNEVIPGNFGKDTAFIGFRAVDEWGDWRTVHGETLHEAGYDLFGSGEPNNLTAGQYCGGIYRNALFDDMWCETQSVFICEKDPEYPPVCQPSKDEEVRIDKRDSKAQDYTNK, translated from the exons atgaagaattttattaagTGTTTTGTGTTTACATTCTGTTTTATCTCTATAG AATGTGCATTCAGATGTGActacaaatacaatttaatgGCGAAGGGATGGTTTAAACTCTATGAAGTCCCAGAGACTTGGTATGATGCTCGACAACGATGCAGTCTTCAAG GTGCAATACTAGCTTCTCCAACTACACCAGATATTGAATTTGCAATGAAGCAAACTATGAGAAATTTCTTTTTACAAGATACGGAAATCTTTACTGGGATCCACGCAACTCTCTCACCTGGAAACTATCGCACAGTTGATG GTATACGTCTCAGTGAAATCCCGATTGTTTGGGCAAATAACGAACCAGATAACTTTTTAGATAAAGAAAGATGTATAACTTTAAATATGAATGGAGCTGCATACGACCGATCGTGTCGGGAAACTAGACCGTACATATGTTATCGCTCTGGGAAAAAGGAGGTGCTGACCAATAAGTGCGGTACCGTTGATGATG AATACGTCTACGAAAACAGGACAAACAGCTGCTACAAATTCCACAAGATTCCAAAAACATACTCTCGTGCCGACTTCACTTGTACGGCTGAAGGCGGCCATCTTCTCATTATAAACAGTGAAACAGAAGCTCAGGTCATCAGAGAACTCTATGATAGATATCCTAATGAGGTCATTCCGGGAAATTTTGGTAAAGACACAGCGTTCATTGGCTTTCGCGCTGTGGATGAATGGGGGGATTGGAGAACAGTTCATG GAGAAACGCTGCATGAAGCTGGTTATGACTTATTCGGTTCTGGCGAACCTAACAATTTGACTGCAGGCCAGTACTGCGGGGGCATATATCGCAATGCACTCTTCGATGACATGTGGTGTGAGACCCAAAGCGTATTCATCTGTGAAAAGGACCCTGAGTATCCACCTGTCTGCCAGCCTTCGAAAGACGAAGAAGTACGAATTGATAAGAG gGACAGTAAAGCGCAGGATTATACgaataagtaa
- the LOC110375938 gene encoding C-type mannose receptor 2 isoform X2: MKNFIKCFVFTFCFISIECAFRCDYKYNLMAKGWFKLYEVPETWYDARQRCSLQGAILASPTTPDIEFAMKQTMRNFFLQDTEIFTGIHATLSPGNYRTVDGIRLSEIPIVWANNEPDNFLDKERCITLNMNGAAYDRSCRETRPYICYRSGKKEVLTNKCGTVDDEYVYENRTNSCYKFHKIPKTYSRADFTCTAEGGHLLIINSETEAQVIRELYDRYPNEVIPGNFGKDTAFIGFRAVDEWGDWRTVHGETLHEAGYDLFGSGEPNNLTAGQYCGGIYRNALFDDMWCETQSVFICEKDPEYPPVCQPSKDEEVRIDKRFKTED; encoded by the exons atgaagaattttattaagTGTTTTGTGTTTACATTCTGTTTTATCTCTATAG AATGTGCATTCAGATGTGActacaaatacaatttaatgGCGAAGGGATGGTTTAAACTCTATGAAGTCCCAGAGACTTGGTATGATGCTCGACAACGATGCAGTCTTCAAG GTGCAATACTAGCTTCTCCAACTACACCAGATATTGAATTTGCAATGAAGCAAACTATGAGAAATTTCTTTTTACAAGATACGGAAATCTTTACTGGGATCCACGCAACTCTCTCACCTGGAAACTATCGCACAGTTGATG GTATACGTCTCAGTGAAATCCCGATTGTTTGGGCAAATAACGAACCAGATAACTTTTTAGATAAAGAAAGATGTATAACTTTAAATATGAATGGAGCTGCATACGACCGATCGTGTCGGGAAACTAGACCGTACATATGTTATCGCTCTGGGAAAAAGGAGGTGCTGACCAATAAGTGCGGTACCGTTGATGATG AATACGTCTACGAAAACAGGACAAACAGCTGCTACAAATTCCACAAGATTCCAAAAACATACTCTCGTGCCGACTTCACTTGTACGGCTGAAGGCGGCCATCTTCTCATTATAAACAGTGAAACAGAAGCTCAGGTCATCAGAGAACTCTATGATAGATATCCTAATGAGGTCATTCCGGGAAATTTTGGTAAAGACACAGCGTTCATTGGCTTTCGCGCTGTGGATGAATGGGGGGATTGGAGAACAGTTCATG GAGAAACGCTGCATGAAGCTGGTTATGACTTATTCGGTTCTGGCGAACCTAACAATTTGACTGCAGGCCAGTACTGCGGGGGCATATATCGCAATGCACTCTTCGATGACATGTGGTGTGAGACCCAAAGCGTATTCATCTGTGAAAAGGACCCTGAGTATCCACCTGTCTGCCAGCCTTCGAAAGACGAAGAAGTACGAATTGATAAGAGGTTTAAGACCgaagattaa
- the LOC110375930 gene encoding macrophage mannose receptor 1, translated as MKTFIKSFVFLLFFIYTECAFRCDYQYRQLTKGWFKLYEVPETWQDARLRCTLQGAVLASPTSSAMAAEMRNTMKNFFLQDTEIFTGIHSTFSSGSYQTVDGIPLSKIPLVWGNNEPDNFGNKERCITFNSNGSAVDRMCEEPRPYICFRSGEKEVPTNRCGTVDNEYNYDENTKKCYKFHTVPGTFDRAHFVCLAEGGHLAIINSKEEAEVLRKLFAKYPASSMPGTFHKDVAIIGFHDWGSWGDWRTIHGETLKEAGFDKFSRGDPNNLSPGEHCGSIYRSALLNDFWCDQPAAFICEKDPAYPPVCQPKTDEEMEIDKRFKNEV; from the exons ATGAAGACTTTTATTAAGAGTTTTgtgtttctattattttttatctacacAG AATGTGCTTTTAGATGCGATTACCAATATCGTCAACTGACGAAAGGCTGGTTCAAACTATACGAAGTACCTGAGACTTGGCAAGATGCTCGACTTCGCTGTACTCTTCAAG GTGCTGTGTTAGCTTCTCCAACTTCGTCGGCAATGGCAGCTGAAATGAGAAACACCATGAAAAATTTCTTCTTACAAGATACTGAAATCTTCACTGGAATACATTCTACCTTCTCGTCTGGGAGCTATCAGACGGTTGATG GTATACCTCTTAGCAAGATTCCCCTAGTTTGGGGCAATAATGAGCCAGATAACTTTGGAAATAAAGAGAGATGTATAACCTTTAACAGTAATGGATCTGCAGTTGACAGAATGTGTGAGGAACCCAGACCTTATATCTGCTTTCGCTCTGGAGAAAAGGAGGTGCCGACCAATAGATGTGGCACTGTTGATAATG AATACAACTACgatgaaaataccaaaaaatgcTACAAGTTCCACACAGTACCAGGAACTTTTGATCGTGCCCACTTCGTTTGTTTGGCTGAAGGCGGCCATCTTGCCATTATAAATAGTAAAGAAGAAGCGGAAGTATTAAGAAAACTTTTTGCTAAATATCCTGCTTCATCAATGCCGGGAACTTTTCACAAAGATGTAGCTATAATCGGCTTCCACGATTGGGGTTCATGGGGAGATTGGAGGACAATTCATG GAGAAACGCTAAAAGAGGCTGGTTTCGATAAGTTCTCTCGTGGTGACCCTAACAATTTAAGTCCGGGTGAACACTGCGGGTCCATCTATCGTTCAGCGCTTTTGAATGACTTCTGGTGCGATCAACCAGCTGCATTCATTTGTGAGAAAGACCCAGCGTATCCACCAGTCTGCCAGCCTAAGACTGATGAAGAAATGGAGATTGATAAGCGGTTTAAAAACGAAGTTTAA
- the LOC110375938 gene encoding C-type mannose receptor 2 isoform X3 produces the protein MKNFIKCFVFTFCFISIECAFRCDYKYNLMAKGWFKLYEVPETWYDARQRCSLQGAILASPTTPDIEFAMKQTMRNFFLQDTEIFTGIHATLSPGNYRTVDGIRLSEIPIVWANNEPDNFLDKERCITLNMNGAAYDRSCRETRPYICYRSGKKEVLTNKCGTVDDEYVYENRTNSCYKFHKIPKTYSRADFTCTAEGGHLLIINSETEAQVIRELYDRYPNEVIPGNFGKDTAFIGFRAVDEWGDWRTVHGETLHEAGYDLFGSGEPNNLTAGQYCGGIYRNALFDDMWCETQSVFICEKDPEYPPVCQPSKDEEGQ, from the exons atgaagaattttattaagTGTTTTGTGTTTACATTCTGTTTTATCTCTATAG AATGTGCATTCAGATGTGActacaaatacaatttaatgGCGAAGGGATGGTTTAAACTCTATGAAGTCCCAGAGACTTGGTATGATGCTCGACAACGATGCAGTCTTCAAG GTGCAATACTAGCTTCTCCAACTACACCAGATATTGAATTTGCAATGAAGCAAACTATGAGAAATTTCTTTTTACAAGATACGGAAATCTTTACTGGGATCCACGCAACTCTCTCACCTGGAAACTATCGCACAGTTGATG GTATACGTCTCAGTGAAATCCCGATTGTTTGGGCAAATAACGAACCAGATAACTTTTTAGATAAAGAAAGATGTATAACTTTAAATATGAATGGAGCTGCATACGACCGATCGTGTCGGGAAACTAGACCGTACATATGTTATCGCTCTGGGAAAAAGGAGGTGCTGACCAATAAGTGCGGTACCGTTGATGATG AATACGTCTACGAAAACAGGACAAACAGCTGCTACAAATTCCACAAGATTCCAAAAACATACTCTCGTGCCGACTTCACTTGTACGGCTGAAGGCGGCCATCTTCTCATTATAAACAGTGAAACAGAAGCTCAGGTCATCAGAGAACTCTATGATAGATATCCTAATGAGGTCATTCCGGGAAATTTTGGTAAAGACACAGCGTTCATTGGCTTTCGCGCTGTGGATGAATGGGGGGATTGGAGAACAGTTCATG GAGAAACGCTGCATGAAGCTGGTTATGACTTATTCGGTTCTGGCGAACCTAACAATTTGACTGCAGGCCAGTACTGCGGGGGCATATATCGCAATGCACTCTTCGATGACATGTGGTGTGAGACCCAAAGCGTATTCATCTGTGAAAAGGACCCTGAGTATCCACCTGTCTGCCAGCCTTCGAAAGACGAAGAA gGACAGTAA